A window from Vulpes vulpes isolate BD-2025 chromosome 9, VulVul3, whole genome shotgun sequence encodes these proteins:
- the LOC112909635 gene encoding olfactory receptor 1M1, whose amino-acid sequence MEPRNQTSASEFILLGLSENPEQETLLFALFLCMYVVTVVGNLLIILAISSDSYLHTPMYFFLANLSLVDFCLATDTVPKMLVNIQIRSKSISYACCLTQMYFFHFFGIMDSVLIAVMAYDRFVAICHPLHYTTIMSPRLCGLLAGGPWVFSCFISLTHILLMARLVFCGSNELPHYFCDLTPLLRLSCTDTSVNKIFVLIVAGMVIATPFICILASYARIIVAIMKVPSAGGRKKAFSTCSSHLSVVALFYGTTIGVYLCPSSVRTAVKEKASAVMYTAVTPMLNPFIYSLRNRDLKGALRKLVNRKITSSS is encoded by the coding sequence ATGGAACCAAGGAACCAAACTAGCGCATCCGAATTCATCCTCCTGGGGCTTTCAGAAAATCCAGAGCAGGAGACCCTCCTCTTTGCTCTGTTTCTCTGCATGTATGTGGTCACAgtagtggggaatctgctcatCATCCTGGCCATCAGCTCAGACTCCTACCTCCACactcccatgtacttcttcctggcCAATCTCTCCTTGGTTGATTTCTGTCTGGCCACTGATACAGTCCCCAAGATGCTAGTGAACATCCAAATCAGGAGCAAGTCAATCTCCTATGCCTGTTGCCTGACCCAGATgtactttttccatttctttggcaTTATGGACAGTGTCTTAATTGCTGTGATGGCTTATGACCGGTTTGTGGCTATATGTCATCCCTTACACTACACCACCATCATGAGCCCACGCCTCTGTGGCCTGCTGGCTGGTGGTCCATGGGTATTTTCCTGCTTCATCTCCCTCACTCATATCCTCTTGATGGCCCGTCTGGTTTTCTGTGGGAGCAATGAGTTGCCCCATTACTTCTGTGACCTCACTCCTCTTCTCAGGCTTTCTTGCACTGATACATCTGTGAACAAGATCTTTGTGCTCATTGTGGCTGGGATGGTGATAGCCACGCCATTCATCTGCATCCTGGCCTCCTATGCTCGCATCATTGTGGCCATCATGAAGGTCCCTTCTGCAGGCGGAAGGAAGAAAGCCTTTTCCACCTGCAGCTCTCATCTGTCTGTGGTTGCTCTCTTCTATGGGACCACCATTGGGGTCTATTTGTGTCCTTCCTCTGTGCGCACAGCTGTGAAGGAGAAAGCCTCTGCTGTGATGTACACTGCGGTCACCCCCATGCTGAACCCCTTTATCTATAGCCTGAGGAACAGAGATCTGAAGGGGGCCCTGAGGAAGCTTGTCAACAGAAAAATCACTTCATCTTCCTGA